One candidate division WOR-3 bacterium genomic window, ATATTTAAACCCAATTTTAATCCATCGAAGGAAGGCAGGATTCTGCACATTCCTCCAGAGCAGACAAGTCCTCCGCGTTTTTTACCGTATGCCAAGGACACGCTGCCATTTTCAAACCGGTATAAAAGCTCAAAATTTGCCCAGAAATTGTCGTTGTCGAAGCGTGGGATCTTCATAGAAGCGTATTCAATCTGGAAAGAGGCAGTGAGGTCTTTAAGTAAATCTACCCCTCCTGTAAATTCGGTCATCCAGTATTTTAAACTGTCCTCATAATTTCGAGTAACTTTCACAGAGAACTCCGTTGGCAATTTCGCGTCCACCTTTGAATGGGTCTCAAAATAATAGGAGAGCAATTTTTGGTATTCTGGCTCCACCCTCAAATACTTTTCCCGGGCGCCTTTCAAATCAAAGTGAAATTTCCCGAAGTCACCTTCGAACTTGAAATATCCCTCTTGATAAGCCTTACCAAGGGAAGGATTTAATAAATTGTCATCCTTTAAATTTACGATACTGGCAAGCTGGAGTTCAAAATAGTAGTCTCCAAAACCGTATGCACCCAGAAAACTGAGTCCCTTATCAGCATTCCCTGCATTAGGTAAAAGCTCTTTTTCTGTAATGACAGGTGGCAGGTTGTAATTCCAGAAATTTATCGAATCATAGTAAATACCAGACAGGCCAAGGTCCAAACCATCAAAACTACCTGCAAGGTCAACGTTTACCCCAAGCCCTTTAATCCTGGAATAGGTAATAGGATCAACACCCCATTTCCTTGCCAAGTTAATTTCAAACCTTCCCCAATCCATTGAAAGCTTATTGCGGAGACCGTAGATCTCTTGAAAAGAGTAACTTTCCGGCATATTCTTTCTATTAAGCCTCACATAAGTGGCTTCAAAACCCGTAATCCCCTTCCCATAATTTAGGTTTAAAGCCCTCACAACATCGGATGTGTCATTGTTTAAAAGGAAAAGAAAATTCTCGTAATCGTAGGAGGCTAATTGACCACTTAAAAGTGTAAGGCTCAAACCATTGAGTTTCCCGGTAAGTTCAATTCCCCTGACGTATCTCAACTTCCTGAACTGAAAATCACTCAACTGAGAAAAAACAAGGCCTTTCTGAAATTGTGCTTGAAAATCGAGAAGTGCAAGTTCTATAAAAGCATTTTTGAAGGAGAATTGAGGACTCAACATTAAAAGCCTCTTATCCCATTGAGAAGGCTGCTGCACTAAAAAATCGGCCGAAATTTTAAAATCAAGAAAAGAATGCTGCAACTGACCAAAGGCTAAAGCATACTCTTCAAGAGAGTTCCTATCCAGCAGGTAATCGCCATTGAGATTAAAGTTAAACTGAATCAAAAGGGTTAAGAGGAACCTCATAGGTTATTCCCTTTCTACCATTGATTTTAAAAGCTCTTTATCCTTCGGTGCAAATCCCGTGAATCTCTTTAGGAGTTCCCTTTTAGGTGAAAACAAAAAAGAAGTAGGAAGGGCACTTACACCATAAGACTTCATCAGCGACTGATCCGCGTCCATAACAATGGGAAAATCCCATTTTTTGGCCTTTACAAAGGACGCTACCCGACTCTCTTTCCTTAAGCCATCCTCATTTACTGCAATAACAAAGATACCCAAGGAGTCTTTAATCCTGTTAATTTCATCAAGCTCCTTTATGCAATTAGTACACCAGATTGCCCAGAAGCTGATGTATACGGGCCTTTTGCCCCAGACCGTATCCATACTCACAACGCCGTAATTGAGGGTCCTCACCTCTTTCGCGTTAAGGAGAGTAAAAGTCAATAAAACCAGCACTTTCAACATCACTCGACCTCCACTATTTTCAAGTTCTCAATTCCATAAACCGTATAGACCTTCAAAAAATAAACACCTTTTTCGAGTTTAAGGGTTACAAATCCTACCGAACCAAAATCCCTTGTAAAAAGGAGCGCCCCTTTTACATCGTAGACCTCGACTTTCTTGATTGCTGCGCCATAAAGTTTTCCTGATTTATAGTAAACCTTTCTGGGAAAATCCTTCACGGGCACCTGCCCTGTTATAAAAATAGAATCCCTATCCTGCGGCCTATTGGCGTCGTAAACCTTGTATATGGCATTCAATGGACCTGCTTCGGAACCAGCATAAAAGTCAAGTTGTATGGTATCGGTAACCCCTGCAGGAACGGAAACTTGCACGCTATCAAGAGGATAGCACATCCCCCGTACGCATTGCATAAACTGGAAATCTGACGGTACGGATAATCTTACAAAGTGGAACACAAAACTCCGTGGCAAATTGTCATTTACCAGTTCTATTCTTAAATTTGACGATTGATTCAAGTCGAGATAGACAAAGGTTGAACCGAGTGGTCTAAGGGCAAAAATGGAAACCATAATTGCAAAAACAAAGTTACCCATCAAAACCTCCTTTGTACGACACTTAATATTTTTAAATTCATTGTATCTTGTAAGAGAGCCACAAAATTCCCTCCCGTTAAAATATTTTCAGCAATTTTTAATTCGAAAGGGAATTGGGGTTCCGCTGAAAGATAAAACCTTATCACATTGTTGAAAATAGAATCCGGTGCTCCTGATTGCTTGAAAAATACGCTATCCCTTGTAACAAACAAAAACAGCTTTTTACCTTGAAAATCAATGGGATTTTCCACGCCTACGATGAGCTTTGCGGTGTCACCTTGATCTATGTGAGTAAGTTTCAAAACTACCGAATCTTCTCGATTCCTCAGTGCCCTGTAGTAATTTTCAAACATACTCAAACTAACCCCGGAAGCGCCTTCAATTCTTTCCTCACCATGGACGATGGTTACCGGTGCCGAAAAACCTATGTTGTATAATGCTTGCCTTTCAGAAATAGAAGCGGGAGATAGGGTATCGCCGAGGATTCTCATGTGATATTGCAAAACAACAACAGAATCACCAAATTCCTGTTTCAAAGTATCAAGAGATTTCTCTACGACAGGACAATTGGAGCACCTTGCGTAGCCAAAGACTTCAAAAACGGGTATTACAGGCATTGTAGTATGTTCAGGTAATTGAGGCAACCTGGAACAACTTATAAGAAAAACAAGCAAAGCTAAAAGAAATTCACGCGACATTAGCTATCCACCTCCTCTTCAAAAACTGATTATCTCAACAACATTTAAATTCTCCCGAGATACAGGCAATTATTAACTTTATCCACGATACAAATAGAATCCTTTTCCTCCTTCGCCTTTAAAAGGGCAAAATCTGCTAAAGCATAAAAGAAGAACTCATCCTGATTTGTTTCCAGGCTGCTCACAAGAACACAACCTACAGAAAAAGTTGATTTGCTTTGTAAGTCCATTTGAGAATTCACATACTCTTCTTTTATTTCTCTGAAGGCATTAACTATTCTACCAGTATCAGACATTCCGACAAGAATCACACCAAATTCGTCTCCCCCGACACGGCCTACGTAATCCGTTGCGCGGAACCTTTTGGCCAATATCTTGCCAAAATTCTTTAAATATTCATCACCTTTTAAGTGGCCAAAATAATCGTTAATCTATTTAAAGTTATCAAGGTCAATCATACAAAAGACCAAACTATTATCTCTGTTAGCCGATTTCTGTATTTCTATTTTGAGTGTGCTGACAAGGGAATTCCGATTCATAACACCAGTCAAGCCATCGGTTTCAGCTATCTTCTTAAGAAGCAAAGTATTCAAGAAATTCTCCCTTTCCAATCTCTCTAAAACATATGCCACAAAAAGCCCACCCACATAAGTGGAAACGAGAAAGAAGTTGTTATTGATAAAAACTTCCTTTGGTAATGGATTCAATTTTAAACTAACAAACTGGAAGCCAACTAAAAGAATAAGACCGTTTATCGCTGCGTAACCAAACCGTAATCTTAAAAGAGTAAAGTTGAAAAACAAAACGAGGGTCAACCCCTGAGAATACAAGTACATTGAAGGGGGTTTTATTACTGCGAGCATTGCGAGAATGCCAAATCCTCCAATTAAAACAGCAACTGAAGCAAGGAAATCAAAATGCACCTTGAGAGGCTTTAAAAGACTCAACAGTACAATGATAATTACGATTGGAATAACGAATTCAAACCTGATTCTCCAGATTATATCCTTTAAGGGCCCGACTATGACTGAATCGAGCAAGGCAAAGATCGCATACAAAAAAATTCCGAAAAGAAGCGCAAATCGGAAAATTGGCAAGGATTTTGTAGAATATTCTTCCAGAAACTTTTGCTCGAGGGCTTTTTCCCTAAACTTTAGAGATAAAAACTTCAACTCTGCCATAGCAGGCATAATTTTAAACGAGTAAGTATTTAGATTCAATCTGGCCAAACAAACTAAGGAAATTGTTCTCAATTTTAGTTAAAAGCAGTCACTAAAATGCTTTGATTTTAAAAAGGCTTTAAAGTCTCCCGTTTATCCCTTACTTATAAATATGCGTTCCAAATCCATTGTAAAGGGCGTCGTGGGCCCTTTCTATGGAGGTTATGATTACCTTACTGCCCCCGTTCTCAAGAAAATCAAAGGCTGCCTCGATCTTAGGCCCCATTGAACCTTCAGGGAACTGTCCCTCTTCGTAATATTTTTTCAATTCACTCACACTCACCTCTTTCAATGGTCTTGCATCTGGTTTTCCAAAGTTTACATAAACGTAATCCACTTCTGTTAAAATCATAAAAAGATCAGCCTTTATTTCTCTACCAAGTAGGGCAGAGGCCCGGTCTTTGTCTATTACCGCCTCAACCCCCTTCAACACCCCATCTTCTTCAACGACAGGGATGCCGCCTCCACCTGAGGCAATAACGATAACTCCCTCATCCACAAGCTTAGAGATGATAGGAGCTTCTACTGTCCTTAGGGGTTTGGGAGACGGCACAACCACTCTATAACCCCTCCCTGCATCCTCCTTCATAATCCAGCCAAAATTTTTCATCAATTCTTCAGCCTCTTCTTTTGTAAAGAAATCACCGATCGGTTTTGTTGGTTTTTTAAAAGCAGGATCATCCTTATCAACGACTACCTGCGTAACAAGGGCGACAACTTCCTTATCGATTTTGTCTTCCCTTAACTGCTTTCTAACAGCCCTTGAAATTACATATCCAATCCAGCCCTGAGTTTCAGCGTTTAGAGCATCAAGAGGATAAGGGGGAAACTTATGCCTCGAATAAATATTTCTGAAAAACTCCACCCCAACCTGTGGACCATTTCCATGGGTTATACAGATCTTGTAGCCCTCTTCAGCAAGAGCAACAACGGGCTTGATTACCTTTGATGCATTCATATATTGATGTTCTATAGTAAAAGGTTCCCCTTTTCTTCTGAGTGCGTTTCCGCCAAGAGCTATGATGATCTTCTCCATCTCAAACCTCCTTAATAAAGGCACACACCGCTACCGCAAAGTCCCTTTCATGGGATACACTTATTGAAACGCCATTAATAACTTCTCCGTTTACTACAACAAACGGAGCACCGTCTGAATTCAAAATTTCAATATCTTTCAAACTTACATTTTTAAGGGACAAAGCTTTTATCACGGCCTCCTTGGCCGCAAATTTCCCTGCAAAACAAATAGGAGGGTCTTTTTTGCCGTTGCAATAATTCCTTTCACTTTTCGAATAAACCCTCTCAAGGAATCGATTCCCATACCTTTCAATCAAAAAAGAAATTCTTCTCACACTCACAATATCAACTCCCACGGAAATCATCTTAAAAAGAGTAATCTAAACTCAGCTGGAGGTTAACCACCCTCCTTTGATCTACAAAAGGTAAATAAACCTCATTACCGTCTGCGTCAACAATTTTCCTTCCTAACAACCCTGTATGCGGGTAAGTTGTCAACTTGTCTTTTATTTTAAAACGAAGACCAAGGTTTGGTTTAAGCCTCTCGACAATCGATACAAACCACTTGCTACCATCCCCGTAGAGAAAATCGATTCCCGTATCTTCAAAGTGCCAGAGTGAATAACCATTGGTTGCCCATACCACGGCACCTGCCTTGACTGAGAGGCCTGAAGTGATATCTCGGTCAACGTAGAAAGACAAGAAAGAGCCATAAATTGAGGTTCTGAAATCGATGCCCCTTTCGGTTAATTTCATTATAGAATTCCTATATTCTGCGGTAAAAAAGGTGCCACCAAAGGGGATCATAAATTGCAAAGAATTTTCGTTAAGCCGGCTGGTTGAAATTCCGAGATATCTAATGTTTGATTTCATCTGCATCCTATTGGTGTATCGGACTCTAAACTGGTTAATGACCCGGTATTCCACCTGGAATTGTGCCCTGTAATTATTTTGTAAATCCGATTTATCCCGCCACAAATCCAAGTATAATCTTGGGAAAAGCAGTCTCGCAAAGGGTTGATACCTTGCTTCAATATAAACACCCTGCTCAGGTTTGGGAAAGGGGAGATTACCGAGACTGGCATACAAAGGATCGATAAGCCTGTAACTCCGAGTTAAAATGGTGTACCTGAAACGGGTATCTTCATAGAAAGGCCTTGCATAAGGATTCGTATAGTCAACATCGTAATCTCTGTAAAGGATCGTGAGATTAAAGAGGCTCTGCTGGATCCTTCCCTTTACCCAAAAGGCATCGCCTCCCCGTATCTCCTTTGCATACTCCATCTCAAGAGAAAAGGGATAAAGGACCGTTCTACCTGAAAACTGGACAAATTTCTTTTCCTGTCCACCTATCCAGTTAAAAACAGGGTCAGAAAAGTCCTCCCTATCCAATGGAATATCCATAAAGGAAAAGTTGCAAACCATTGGGCGAGAATACCAGATCCTCATGCCTGAAAATCCGATTTGTGTGCCCGGCACCCTCTCCAGCACATCGAGTTTTACGTTAAATCCCTGAACCTTCTCATAAAACTTGTCCTGGAAAGTGGAGGGTATAAAATCCCCATCATAGTAAAAGATCAAGTTCCCGTTTTTATCCTCAACACCGTTTTTTAATGTGTAAGAATGCCAAAGAGAGACTTTAAATGGCCCCTTAACTGCCTCAATTGCCCCTCCGTAAAGTGAAAAAGCATCATACCTCGAAAGGTCACCAAAAATTCCAAAAACCCTATCCATCAACCTGGATCTCCCCTCATCGCTATTGTCAATGAGAAGTCCCTGATCGAGGGTAACGCGGTAGTATCCGAGAACTCCCTTGTTCAAAACCAATCCTAAGGGCAACTTTAACTTTTCCACTGATGCATAATACTTTGGCAAAGGCTTAGTTAAATAAGGATTATCATAAAGAGAAAGCCCGATCCTAAATTTACCCCAGGCAAGACCGTTAAATTTGAACCTTAGGTAAGGCTCTGGTTTTAAAAGAGATGACTCCTCTTTTTCCTTTGTAAGTTGATTGGCAAGCCAGAGGCTATCCTGGGCAGTCCATCCTGCTGCTTTTAGGTTTGACCACAAAGTTACAGTTGTATCTGATATTGAGGAAGTTAACTGTTCAAGACGGGCCTCAATGTCGCTACTCTCTTCTTGGAAAAGCTCTGAATAATGACTAACATTTAAAGTAATCCAGCCTGTGAAGGGAATTGGTTTGGGGTCTCTAAAAGTAACGTAGGGGAGCATATTACGGTATCCATAGTAGGAAAGCCCCGGGGTCCTTCTGAGATGAGAAGGCCTTAAAAAACCAACCATCTTTGCCCTTTTATAGGTCTGGACTGCATCAATAAGTGAGACACCATAAATGGAGTAGAGTTCATCAATGGAAGCCTTGTTTACATTAATAGGATTAGCAAGGGCACTAAACCAGTAATCCAGTGCCGTTTCTTGAGGGCTCTCTTCTGTGACCGTTCTTTCCTTTACTTCCTCAGCATAATAAGAAAAATAGCCTTCCCTTCCCTTCTGACTGAAATAAACCTTCTCCTTTAGAATTTTTACATCTTCTGAGGTAAGAAAAGGCAAATTAGCGACATCATAAATATTCTGGAAAGGTCCATAACTTTCACGATAGTTGTAGAGCTTGACTATTTTCACACTATCAATAGGTAGGGCCTTTAGAAGCTCATCCAAATTAGCCCTGTTGAGATCAATTTTCCCATCAGCCTGGGAAAATAAAAGGAAAAAGAGAAGATATCTAATCACCATCACCTCCTGAAGCTAAGCCCGAAGGAATGAGACGGTGACAGCTCAAAATTTGTCGAATAGGCGTAATCTATAATGAAATTCTTCAAATTGATCCCCAGTCCGAAAGAAGCCTTCTTATAATCCTCTCCGTAATTCAAACCGCCCCTAATTTTAAGAAATCCATTTGCCAGTGTGACCTCTTCACCCAGCATAAAGATCGGTGAATTACCTGGGCTCATGCGAAAACTCAAGTATGTTGAGCTTAATCCCTGGATTGATATGCCCATTCCCATGTCTAAGTACTGAGGTAATTCATTCCCCCTTAGACTACTTCTCGTTATATTTTTATAGAAAACACCAGCGGAGACGAAGTCGGAGACAGCGGACTGTATGCCCAGGTCAATGCCCCCTGTATAGTCTGTACCAAACCTCGGATCCTGAAACTTGTATACATTTACACTTCCACCAACGTTTATAACACCTATGTTCCTCCCATAGGACAGTATATACATTCCTTCGGCGTACCTGCCTTCACCCTCTAAATTTAAAAAGTATTCGCTTATCCCGAGCGCGAAATTAGAGTACTTAAATCCGAGGATTGCGGACTTGAGTCCCTCTATATCGCCATATGGAACTTCGTAAGAAACAAGGAGTTCTACTTTAGAGCCAGAAGAGATACCTGCGGGATTAATAAAAAGTGCATCTACACCGGAAATGGAGGCAACGCCACTTTCAGAGATTGACCTTGAGTAAGGAGTAATTCCCACATTTTCATGGGATGCGAAGAGTGTGCCCACTGCAATAAAAAGAGCCAATGCACTTATTTTTCTCATAAAAGTCTCCTCATACTCTCATAACGCTCCTGGTATAGAGGAAATGCATCACAAAGTTCCTGCACTTCCTTTCTAACCTCTGAGATCACTTTCTCATCATCGGGTGACCTTAAAACTTTGCTAATCAACTTGCCTATCTTTACCATTTCATCCTCCTTCATGCCTCTCGTAGTTACCGCCGGTGTTCCTATCCTTATGCCACTGGTTACCGTTGGTTTCTCGGGATCAAAGGGGATGGTATTCTTATTTACCGTAATTCCCGCTTTTTCGAGAGCCTTTTCAGCTATGTTTCCAGTAATTTTGAAGGGTCTCAAATCCACGAGCATAAGGTGATTATCCGTACCCCCTGTTACAAGACGCAATCCTTCAGAAATAAGAGTTTCAGCCAATTTTTTGGCGTTCTTAACGATTTGCTCCTGATATTGCTTAAACTCCGGCGTAAGTGCCTCTTTCAGGGCAACAGCCTTTGCCGCTATCACATGCATTAAAGGCCCACCCTGAGCGCCAGGAAATACTGCTTTATCAATATCCTTAGCAAACTCCGCCTTGCACATTATCATACCGCCTCTTGGCCCACGAAGGGTTTTGTGGGTAGTAGTAGTTACAAAATGGGCGTAAGGAATTGGTGAAGGATGAATTCCAGCGGCCACCAGTCCCGCAATGTGAGCTATGTCCGCCATAAAGTATGCCCCTACCTCATCAGCAATCTCTCTGAACTTATCCCATTCAATAATCCTTGGATAGGCAGAATATCCGGCAAGGATAAGCTTTGGCTTATGCTCTAAAGCAAGCTTTCTCACTAAATCAAAATCAATTCTCTCGGTTTCAGGATGGACGGTATAATGAACAACATTGTAGAGTTTCCCTGAGAAAGAAACCTTATGACCATGAGAAAGATGCCCACCGTGGGAAAGTTGCATCGATAAAATTGTGTCTCCTGGG contains:
- a CDS encoding DUF6029 family protein, with the translated sequence MRFLLTLLIQFNFNLNGDYLLDRNSLEEYALAFGQLQHSFLDFKISADFLVQQPSQWDKRLLMLSPQFSFKNAFIELALLDFQAQFQKGLVFSQLSDFQFRKLRYVRGIELTGKLNGLSLTLLSGQLASYDYENFLFLLNNDTSDVVRALNLNYGKGITGFEATYVRLNRKNMPESYSFQEIYGLRNKLSMDWGRFEINLARKWGVDPITYSRIKGLGVNVDLAGSFDGLDLGLSGIYYDSINFWNYNLPPVITEKELLPNAGNADKGLSFLGAYGFGDYYFELQLASIVNLKDDNLLNPSLGKAYQEGYFKFEGDFGKFHFDLKGAREKYLRVEPEYQKLLSYYFETHSKVDAKLPTEFSVKVTRNYEDSLKYWMTEFTGGVDLLKDLTASFQIEYASMKIPRFDNDNFWANFELLYRFENGSVSLAYGKKRGGLVCSGGMCRILPSFDGLKLGLNIGY
- a CDS encoding TlpA disulfide reductase family protein codes for the protein MLKVLVLLTFTLLNAKEVRTLNYGVVSMDTVWGKRPVYISFWAIWCTNCIKELDEINRIKDSLGIFVIAVNEDGLRKESRVASFVKAKKWDFPIVMDADQSLMKSYGVSALPTSFLFSPKRELLKRFTGFAPKDKELLKSMVERE
- a CDS encoding T9SS type A sorting domain-containing protein; the protein is MGNFVFAIMVSIFALRPLGSTFVYLDLNQSSNLRIELVNDNLPRSFVFHFVRLSVPSDFQFMQCVRGMCYPLDSVQVSVPAGVTDTIQLDFYAGSEAGPLNAIYKVYDANRPQDRDSIFITGQVPVKDFPRKVYYKSGKLYGAAIKKVEVYDVKGALLFTRDFGSVGFVTLKLEKGVYFLKVYTVYGIENLKIVEVE
- the arcC gene encoding carbamate kinase, giving the protein MEKIIIALGGNALRRKGEPFTIEHQYMNASKVIKPVVALAEEGYKICITHGNGPQVGVEFFRNIYSRHKFPPYPLDALNAETQGWIGYVISRAVRKQLREDKIDKEVVALVTQVVVDKDDPAFKKPTKPIGDFFTKEEAEELMKNFGWIMKEDAGRGYRVVVPSPKPLRTVEAPIISKLVDEGVIVIASGGGGIPVVEEDGVLKGVEAVIDKDRASALLGREIKADLFMILTEVDYVYVNFGKPDARPLKEVSVSELKKYYEEGQFPEGSMGPKIEAAFDFLENGGSKVIITSIERAHDALYNGFGTHIYK
- the acpS gene encoding holo-ACP synthase, whose product is MISVGVDIVSVRRISFLIERYGNRFLERVYSKSERNYCNGKKDPPICFAGKFAAKEAVIKALSLKNVSLKDIEILNSDGAPFVVVNGEVINGVSISVSHERDFAVAVCAFIKEV
- the glyA gene encoding serine hydroxymethyltransferase, with the protein product MFENLRRTDPEIFEAIFNELQRQRNGLELIASENFTSDAVMEAMGNVMTNKYAEGYPGARYYGGCEFVDVAERLAIERAKQLFGADHVNVQPHSGVQANMAVYFAVLNPGDTILSMQLSHGGHLSHGHKVSFSGKLYNVVHYTVHPETERIDFDLVRKLALEHKPKLILAGYSAYPRIIEWDKFREIADEVGAYFMADIAHIAGLVAAGIHPSPIPYAHFVTTTTHKTLRGPRGGMIMCKAEFAKDIDKAVFPGAQGGPLMHVIAAKAVALKEALTPEFKQYQEQIVKNAKKLAETLISEGLRLVTGGTDNHLMLVDLRPFKITGNIAEKALEKAGITVNKNTIPFDPEKPTVTSGIRIGTPAVTTRGMKEDEMVKIGKLISKVLRSPDDEKVISEVRKEVQELCDAFPLYQERYESMRRLL